The following proteins are co-located in the Phragmites australis chromosome 10, lpPhrAust1.1, whole genome shotgun sequence genome:
- the LOC133930737 gene encoding formin-like protein 6 → MSLFRRLFYRRPPDGLVEISDNILVFDHCFSTDLFEEDELKPYIGGILKQLLGRYSIDSFMVLNFEGGKKDNQVASIFSYYDMSVMGYPRNYEGCPLLTMEMIHHFLRSSESWLSLSQDNFLLIHSEHGGWPVLAFALAALLVYLRRYTDESKALEMVCRQAPDGLAELFSPLDPVPSQLRYLKYVSKRHISPELWPPVDRMLNLNCVIIRKVPNFDGQGGCRPVFRIYGPDPLAPNDRNTKVLFSNPKTSDFVQLYTQEDCEIIKVNVQCPVQGDVVMECTSLDEDYEHEVMMFRAMFSTAFVEDNLLILDRDQIDILWDTKHRFPVDFRVEAIFSDMDMTTTISKSELSSEEKESLLKVADVFSHLDWSSKSDHIRNDESEQKELRSERDGFDVIPLQDTEVSDITAEHGLLDSRSVLTHHIEPADDLSSVPKFEGGEGYFANAHSLPEPETAGLNTHEVQVSKDVNTGEEQKVDNAENKPNSEMRSLNFCDAETGDAAAAEWSDNNSDVFLSDTLSSSSPSSPPKFDEDILEAGMVETRSRPTELQI, encoded by the exons ATGTCGCTGTTCCGGCGGCTGTTCTACCGGCGGCCGCCCGACGGGCTCGTCGAGATCTCCGACAACATCCTCG TATTTGACCACTGCTTCTCCACGGATTTGTTTGAAGAAGACGAGCTGAAGCCATACATTGGAGGCATCTTAAAACAGCTACTTGGCCGCTACTCCATAGACTCGTTCATGGTATTGAACTTTGAGGGAGGCAAGAAGGACAACCAAGTTGCCAGCATTTTCTCATACTACGACATGAGTGTAATGGGTTACCCACGTAACTATGAAGGATGTCCCCTGCTCACCATGGAGATGATTCATCATTTCCTGAGGTCCAGTGAAAGCTGGCTCTCATTAAGCCAGGACAATTTTCTGCTTATACATTCAGAACATGGGGGGTGGCCAGTTCTTGCTTTCGCATTGGCAGCCCTACTGGTTTACCTCAGACGGTATACTGATGAGAGTAAGGCTTTGGAGATGGTCTGCAGACAGGCACCAGATGGGTTAGCTGAGCTATTCTCACCTCTTGACCCAGTGCCTTCTCAGTTGAGATACTTGAAGTATGTGTCAAAACGGCACATATCACCAGAATTGTGGCCTCCTGTTGACAGAATGCTGAATTTGAATTGTGTAATAATCAGGAAGGTACCAAATTTTGATGGGCAAGGGGGATGTAGACCAGTATTCCGGATTTATGGCCCGGATCCCCTTGCGCCTAATGACAGGAATACTAAAGTTCTCTTTTCGAATCCAAAGACAAGTGATTTTGTCCAGCTTTACACACAG GAAGATTGCGAGATAATCAAGGTTAATGTTCAGTGTCCGGTTCAAGGAGATGTTGTAATGGAGTGCACCAGCCTGGATGAGGACTATGAACATGAAGTTATGATGTTCAGAGCCATGTTTAGCACGGCTTTTGTTGAAGACAATCTGTTGATACTTGATAGGGACCAGATTGATATTCTGTGGGACACAAAACATCGGTTTCCTGTAGACTTTAGAGTCGAG GCTATATTTTCGGATATGGACATGACCACAACAATTAGCAAATCTGAGTTATCTAGTGAGGAGAAAGAAAGCCTTTTGAAGGTTGCTGATGTGTTCAGTCATCTGGATTGGTCAAGCAAAAGCGATCACATCAGAAATGATGAATCAGAACAGAAGGAATTACGCAGTGAACGTGATGGCTTTGATGTGATACCTCTACAGGATACAGAAGTCAGCGACATCACAGCTGAACATGGCTTGCTAGATAGCAGATCTGTCCTGACTCATCACATTGAACCAGCAGATGACCTTTCTTCCGTGCCAAAGTTTGAGGGTGGCGAAGGTTACTTTGCCAATGCACATTCTTTGCCAGAACCTGAAACTGCCGGCCTGAACACTCATGAAGTCCAAGTTTCAAAGGATGTAAATACAGGGGAGGAACAAAAAGTGGATAACGCCGAGAATAAACCCAATTCAGAAATGCGTTCATTGAATTTCTGTGATGCAGAAACTGGTGATGCTGCAGCTGCCGAATGGTCTGACAACAACTCCGATGTGTTCCTGTCAGATACACTCTCAAGCAGCTCTCCGTCTAGCCCGCCAAAGTTCGACGAAGATATCCTGGAAGCTGGAATGGTTGAAACTCGATCAAGACCAACAGAACTGCAGATATAA